One Anopheles marshallii chromosome 3, idAnoMarsDA_429_01, whole genome shotgun sequence genomic region harbors:
- the LOC128712683 gene encoding mRNA-capping enzyme yields MSRGPGRIPARWLHCPRKSETLIAGLFLAFKTPLKEEFKSQMPINCSFTPSMLFDLMKRHKQRIGLWIDLTNTNRFYDKNRVIDAGCQYIKLQCRGHGQTPSIQQTASFIQLVEEFKVQRPLDVIGVHCTHGFNRTGFLVVSYMVEQLDCALDAALAAFAKARPPGIYKDDYIKELYDRYEPDGNVPLPPELPDWCLEYDDGDRQNHQEEDDDDDDDANSNNKRKRMNDSENGQEGPSLKRKRVSYNSNAVFMDGVPKVSLVTDEPLIMKLQDRVRAMCGSKLQGFPGAQPVSMDMNNIRYLTEIPYRVSWKADGTRYMMLIHREGEIYFFDRDNSVFAVEGMRFPSLADPNRHITDTLVDGEMVIDIHGEQRHPRYLVYDIIYLHGREVRKQRFHPERISLINNELIDARNRATEQGLLDRSREPFSVRLKNFWNISQSQSLLGPKFKEQLPHEPDGLIYQPSLDPYESGVCPRVLKWKPHHMNSIDFRLMIKEETGYGMVPGKKGLLYVGGMDQNYGEIKLTRELRQLNNKIIECKFENGKWVLMRERTDKSFPNSYETARNVYESIRNPVTEERLLTLIQKQAYRSDSIRMPPPPPPESAGQQANRKAECRD; encoded by the coding sequence ATGTCTCGTGGCCCTGGACGCATACCGGCCCGCTGGCTTCACTGCCCGCGGAAATCCGAAACGCTCATAGCTGGACTTTTTCTGGCCTTTAAGACTCCACTAAAGGAAGAGTTTAAATCTCAGATGCCCATTAATTGTTCCTTCACTCCGTCGATGTTATTCGATCTAATGAAGCGACACAAGCAACGCATCGGGCTGTGGATAGAtctaacaaacacaaaccgtTTCTACGACAAGAACCGGGTCATTGACGCTGGCTGTCAGTACATCAAGCTGCAGTGCCGTGGCCACGGCCAAACACCGTCTATTCAGCAAACGGCATCATTCATTCAGCTTGTGGAAGAGTTCAAAGTGCAAAGGCCGTTAGATGTGATTGGAGTGCACTGCACGCACGGCTTTAATCGAACGGGTTTCTTGGTCGTTTCGTACATGGTCGAACAATTGGACTGTGCGCTCGATGCGGCCCTGGCGGCATTCGCTAAGGCTCGTCCGCCCGGCATCTACAAGGATGATTACATTAAGGAGCTGTACGATCGATACGAACCGGATGGAAATGTTCCGTTGCCCCCGGAACTTCCGGACTGGTGCTTGGAGTATGATGACGGAGATCGTCAGAACCATCAGgaagaggatgatgatgacgacgatgatgcaAATAGCAATaacaaacgaaagcgaatGAACGATTCTGAAAATGGTCAAGAAGGTCCCAGTCTCAAGCGGAAGCGAGTTTCGTACAACTCAAATGCGGTCTTCATGGACGGCGTGCCGAAGGTGTCCCTAGTGACAGATGAACCATTAATCATGAAACTTCAAGACCGAGTCCGCGCGATGTGTGGCAGCAAGCTGCAGGGCTTTCCGGGTGCACAGCCCGTCTCGATGGACATGAACAACATACGCTACCTGACCGAGATACCATACCGGGTGTCGTGGAAAGCAGACGGAACGCGCTACATGATGTTGATACACCGCGAAGGGGAGATCTATTTCTTCGATCGTGACAATTCGGTGTTCGCCGTGGAGGGAATGCGGTTTCCGTCACTCGCGGATCCGAATCGGCACATCACGGACACGCTAGTAGACGGTGAGATGGTGATTGACATACACGGGGAGCAACGCCACCCTCGTTACCTGGTGTACGATATAATATATCTTCATGGCCGCGAAGTTCGGAAGCAACGGTTCCATCCCGAGCGGATATCGTTAATCAATAACGAATTAATTGACGCGCGTAATCGTGCCACCGAGCAGGGCTTACTGGACCGCAGCAGGGAACCGTTCAGTGTGCGGTTAAAAAATTTCTGGAACATTTCACAATCTCAATCACTGCTCGGGCCAAAGTTTAAAGAACAGCTGCCTCACGAACCTGATGGGCTCATTTACCAGCCCTCGCTCGATCCGTACGAGTCGGGCGTTTGTCCCCGCGTTCTCAAGTGGAAACCGCACCACATGAACTCGATCGACTTCCGGCTAATGATCAAGGAAGAGACCGGGTATGGTATGGTGCCGGGTAAGAAAGGGCTGCTGTACGTTGGCGGAATGGACCAGAACTATGGCGAGATCAAGCTGACGCGCGAACTAAGACAgttgaacaacaaaattatcGAGTGCAAATTCGAAAACGGCAAATGGGTACTGATGCGTGAGCGCACGGATAAATCGTTCCCGAACAGCTACGAAACGGCCAGGAATGTGTACGAAAGTATCCGCAATCCGGTTACCGAGGAACGGCTCTTGACACTGATCCAGAAGCAGGCTTATCGATCGGATTCCATTCGGATgcccccaccaccacctcctgAGTCAGCCGGTCAACAAGCAAACAGGAAGGCTGAGTGTAGAGATTAA
- the LOC128714712 gene encoding uncharacterized protein LOC128714712 — translation MDINRNNAFFEKLKENVTDTFDRLRKAIDMREKLLLRQLTVLVQQAQHITFEYDSIRFLGDGEDELVGRIRTYGRYNIDNFNVILQKEPYENEDYILPSNDHDLMHKSCRQGADDERNPESEEIVVEFFNNRSLIKDSAEMVRESIINLTLNESRELIDRTIGGSRPYQGAVDVTNEEQPTVDGTESSLRACKIDPTTHRLNRGRNSLTDIPFDSLSFQGDQQQEQDGSNNNVVSVANGNSKHIRTVSRDGETVISLSLPPQRMIPKASQTDGLIVASATDSEGNIREPTTCKAAIDKRMKNVNHVTMNSCGSTINLKNVTNLTINSCSERPQLKEKERTIPETDPKCPSEEGSPECGFYKRLITENKILRNHILKSKLGGGVGSRFIKSQQPMVSSSASVGRSLSSVTNDETITNSKQPSQDTDGLSSSGSSTSSSIVPPVVQETNLNIPLSEQELQQMFDGVPTSMYEKSLSFVLGELYGMQGGLDGNGAATLTSSGPGKTKDHTMQIQQWLKQIISEAETEPFQNAEMLEFSKIHD, via the exons ATGGATATTAACAGAAATAATGCTTTTTTCGAAAAG ttaaaagaaaatgttacgGATACTTTCGACCGTTTGCGAAAAGCGATTGATATGAGGGAGAAGCTTCTGCTCAGACAGCTTACCGTTTTGGTACAACAAGCCCAGCACATCACGTTCGAGTACGATAGTATACGTTTTCTGGGCGACGGCGAGGATGAACTGGTTGGACGCATACGCACGTACGGCAGGTACAACATCGACAACTTTAACGTAATTCTACAGAAGGAACCATACGAAAATGAAGATTACATTCTCCCATCGAATGACCACGATCTGATGCACAAAAGCTGTCGCCAAGGTGCGGATGATGAACGAAATCCGGAGAGTGAGGAGATTGTGGTGGAGTTTTTCAACAACCGTAGCCTCATTAAGGACAGCGCCGAAATGGTTCGTGAATCGATCATAAACCTTACATTGAACGAAAGCCGCGAGCTCATCGATCGAACCATCGGTGGGAGCAGACCGTACCAAGGGGCTGTAGATGTGACCAACGAAGAACAGCCAACAGTCGACGGCACAGAATCTTCATTGCGTGCATGTAAAATCGATCCAACAACGCATCGGTTGAACAGGGGTCGCAACTCCCTCACCGACATACCATTCGATTCACTTTCTTTCCAAGGTGATCAGCAACAGGAACAGGATGGTAGTAACAACAACGTAGTTAGCGTTGCCAATGGCAACTCGAAGCACATCCGTACTGTATCGCGTGATGGTGAAACAGTGATTTCACTTTCGCTACCGCCACAGCGCATGATACCGAAAGCTTCACAAACGGATGGATTGATTGTCGCCAGTGCCACCGATTCGGAAGGGAACATTCGCGAACCGACGACCTGCAAGGCGGCAATAGATAAGcgcatgaaaaatgtaaaccatGTTACGATGAACAGCTGTGGTAGTACGATCAATCTGAAGAACGTCACTAATCTTACGATTAATTCTTGCTCGGAACGACCACaattaaaggaaaaagaaCGAACAATACCGGAGACGGATCCCAAATGTCCCTCAGAGGAAGGCAGTCCGGAGTGTGGTTTCTACAAGCGGCTTAtaacggaaaataaaatcctaCGCAACCATATACTCAAGTCGAAGCTGGGCGGAGGAGTAGGATCCCGCTTCATAAAATCACAACAGCCAATGGTGAGCTCCTCCGCGTCCGTCGGTCGCTCGTTATCCTCGGTTACGAACGATGAAACGATTACAAACTCTAAGCAACCATCTCAAGACACCGATGGTCTTTCGAGTagcggcagcagcaccagcagtagCATTGTTCCTCCGGTGGTACAAGAAACCAATCTTAACATTCCACTTTCAGAGCAGGAATTACAGCAAATGTTTGACGGGGTACCTACCTCCATGTACGAAAAAAGCCTTTCATTTGTGCTGGGTGAACTGTACGGAATGCAGGGCGGGTTGGATGGTAATGGTGCGGCTACTCTAACAAGTTCCGGCCCaggtaaaacaaaagatcACACAATGCAGATTCAACAGTGGTTGAAGCAAATTATCTCGGAAGCGGAAACAGAACCGTTTCAAAATGCAGAGATGCTTGAGTTTAGCAAAATTCATGATTAA
- the LOC128713605 gene encoding inositol polyphosphate 5-phosphatase E, with the protein MDKSVPETSGSKPSVANANFSNNVSGSGKGKRPFLGLLSKRSSRVEPQRCSESEDEQQTVDSGSSFSLLGHHHPIPPQHATKANSNSSRNSNGGTVTATTTSTSSTNQRQDSSNPSDTNSYQLLSTSSTTTTTTTTSSTGPEGSTATKIPTAVRKRDNSSTRISLDNRLSSYVAGGNTSTTSGGGGQFNLCCSIDEAIVKSPPRNRYSHPATGSSSAGSDSYDLEMQQRRQQLKLELTAKSSTSYPIEKTSPLRHRRPLEVGPRVETPQEEYDVNGRTPKATVSLVNNRVVTKPIVFREYQNHTQRAIMSSKSRFKERFLPPLHRCNMDGYEKMEQHYSSPNIAEKEDDLLLPGGCDPHDQRESRKSMSFDMVTTASGEVGIGSSVHESETNAKAPPGSADSLARQALMAAHVLNLIPAEKARQRNFLHGRLGSTSLLGATELDKILPTREVTIFIGTWNMNGQSPPRQMNDFVLPTALEHVPDIIVFGTQESCSERFEWEVTLQETLGPSHILLHSTSLGTLHLAAFIRRDLIWFCSEPEDACLSVRPGTAFRTKGAVAISFCLFGTSFLFVTSHLTAHQQKVKERVSDVKKIIHALDLPRNLTVKHRNKDVTQNFDSVYWCGDLNFRLGEPREKLMQWIETTQFPLPAHLPHGFMHTDQLTSVLSDGAAFRGFREAKITFPPTYKYDPGTQRFDSSSKQRAPAYTDRILYKFKPLPVTTVHRRSSNLPPGGKISHPPSPVKCLAYDSVQSITSSDHKPVWALFRNIIRPGIDTIPLAAGLFNREVYLEGMKRRLDNSGAGSSAVCNIQ; encoded by the exons ATGGATAAATCCGTGCCCGAAACAAGCGGTTCCAAGCCTTCCGTTGCAAACGCAAATTTTAGCAACAACGTTAGTGGCAGCGGAAAGGGCAAACGACCGTTTCTCGGTTTGCTGTCGAAGCGTTCGTCACGTGTTGAGCCGCAACGATGTTCGGAGAGTGAAGACGAGCAGCAAACGGTCGACAGTGGATCGAGTTTTAGTTTGCTCGGGCATCATCACCCTATTCCGCCACAGCACGCAACGAAAGCAAATAGCAATAGTAGCAGAAACAGTAACGGTGGTACCGTAACCGCTACGACTACATCAACTAGCAGCACCAACCAACGGCAAGATTCGTCCAATCCAAGTGATACCAACTCATACCAGCTGCTCTCAACGTCATCAACGACGAcaactactaccaccacctCGTCAACGGGACCGGAAGGCTCAACTGCGACGAAAATTCCGACCGCGGTACGAAAGCGAGACAATTCCTCCACCCGTATCTCGCTTGACAATCGTTTGAGTAGTTATGTTGCAGGAGGAAACACATCCACCACTAGCGGAGGCGGAGGACAGTTTAATCTCTGTTGCTCGATCGACGAAGCAATTGTGAAGTCACCGCCACGGAATCGCTACTCGCACCCAGCTACGGGCAGTTCTAGTGCAGGCAGTGATTCGtacgatcttgaaatgcagcAGCGTCGGCAACAGCTGAAGTTGGAACTAACGGCTAAATCGAGCACCAGCTATCCAATAGAGAAGACAAGCCCATTGCGCCACCGTCGACCACTGGAGGTGGGGCCACGAGTTGAAACGCCGCAGGAGGAATACGACGTCAATGGACGTACTCCGAAAGCGACCGTATCACTCGTGAACAATCGTGTGGTAACGAAACCGATCGTGTTCCGCGAATACCAGAACCACACGCAACGTGCAATTATGTCGAGCAAGTCAAGGTTCAAGGAACGGTTCCTGCCACCTCTGCATCGCTGCAATATGGACGGttatgaaaaaatggaacagcACTACAGCTCTCCGAATATTGCTGAAAAGGAGGACGATTTATTACTCCCTGGTGGATGCGATCCTCACGATCAGCGCGAATCTCGCAAGTCAATGTCGTTCGACATGGTAACCACTGCATCCGGTGAGGTCGGGATCGGAAGCAGTGTACACGAATCGGAAACGAATGCAAAAGCCCCTCCTGGATCGGCCGATTCACTCGCTCGCCAAGCACTGATGGCAGCACACGTGCTCAACTTGATTCCGGCAGAAAAGGCACGCCAGCGAAACTTCTTACATGGGCGGCTCGGATCGACTTCGCTGTTAGGTGCAACGGAACTGGACAAGATACTTCCGACACGTGAAGTCACCATCTTTATTGGCACGTGGAACATGAACGGCCAGAGTCCACCGCGCCAGATGAACGATTTCGTGCTACCAACTGCGCTCGAGCACGTACCGGATATTATTGTTTTCGGCACACAGGAGTCCTGCTCGGAACGGTTCGAGTGGGAGGTAACGTTACAGGAAACGTTGGGCCCTTCGCACATACTGTTACATTCCACCAGCCTAGGTACGCTACATTTGGCAGCCTTTATCCGACGCGACTTGATATGGTTTTGCTCGGAACCGGAAGATGCCTGCCTTTCGGTACGGCCCGGTACAGCGTTCCGTACTAAGGGTGCGGTCGCGATCTCGTTCTGCCTGTTTGGCACTTCGTTCCTGTTCGTAACGTCTCACCTGACGGCACACCAGCAGAAAGTGAAAGAGCGCGTATCGgacgtgaaaaaaatcatccatgCACTCGATCTTCCCCGCAATCTGACTGTGAAACACCGGAACAAGGACGTTACGCAAAACTTCGACAGCGTGTATTGGTGTGGGGATCTAAATTTTCGTCTGGGCGAACCGAGGGAGAAGCTGATGCAGTGGATCGAAACGACACAGTTTCCGCTACCGGCCCATTTGCCGCACGGGTTTATGCATACGGATCAGCTTACTTCCGTGCTATCGGATGGAGCCGCCTTTCGTGGGTTCCGAGAGGCCAAAATTACCTTCCCGCCGACGTATAAG TACGATCCCGGCACACAGCGTTTTGATTCGTCCAGTAAACAACGTGCTCCCGCGTACACTGATCGGATTTTGTACAAATTTAAACCCTTGCCAGTAACTACCGTTCATCGGCGTAGCTCAAATTTACCTCCTGGAGGAAAAATTTCGCACCCTCCTTCGCCGGTTAAATGTTTGGCGTATGATTCGGTACAGAGTATAACATCATCCGATCATAAGCCGGTGTGGGCACTGTTCCGCAATATTATCCGACCGGGTATTGATAC CATACCACTCGCAGCAGGACTGTTCAATCGGGAGGTTTATCTAGAAGGTATGAAACGCCGTTTGGACAATTCTGGAGCGGGATCTTCAGCCGTGTGCAACATACAATGA